In Halobacteroides halobius DSM 5150, the genomic window TCTTGCTCAATAGCTTTAGTAATTATTTTATCGTTAGCTACATCTTTGCCTAAGTCAATTATTTCAAATCCGTTATTTTCTAGCATTACCTTAACAATATTTTTACCAATATCATGGATATCTCCCTTAACAGTAGCTAATAAAACCCGACCTATAGTTTGCTGATTATCTTCTTCTTGTAAAATAGGGCGTAATTTAGTAAATGCTTCTTGCATAGTTTCTGCCGACATCATCAATTGGGGTAAAAAATAAGTTCCTTCATCATATTTAGCTCCTACTTCTTTAATCCCTGGGATTAAAGCTTGGTTGATAATTTCTAAAGCTTGGTGATCTGTTAAAGCTTGTTCAATCTCTGAAATTATATTATCTTTATCTCCTTCTAAAACTAAATGATAAAGTTTAGTTAATGAGTCTGTAGTTTCCAATTTTTCTTCTTTTTCTTCTTTTTTTCGTTCTTCTTGATTACTATAATGGTTTAAGTAATTTTGGCCCTGGAGATCACGATTAACTAACAAATCACTTGCTTTTAAAGTAGCTTGCATAGCCTTGTTAGTAGGATCTAAAATTGGAGCATTAAGTCCTGCTTGGATAGCCATAGCTAAAAAGGCTGTATTGACTTCTTCTCTGGCCGGTAGACCATAAGAAATATTACTAACCCCTAATACTGTAGCTAATCCTAATTCTTCTTTGATTAGTTCAATTGCCTTAATAGTTTCTAATACTTTATCTTGTTCTGCACTAGCTGCTAGAGTAAGGGTATCTATTAATACATTTTCCCTTTTAATTCCTAATTGCTGAGCTCGATTAAGAATTTTTTTAGCTACTTTTAATCGACCTTGGGCAGTAGCAGGGATACCATCTTCATCTAATGTTAATCCTAAAACTGCTGCTCCATATTTTTTAGCTAAAGGTAATACAGTATTTAAACTTTCTTCTTCACCGGTTACAGAATTAATCAAAGGTTTACCTACTATAGTTTGTAAGCCTGCCTCTAAAACTTCCTGATTAGTTGTATCAATTGAAACAGGAATATCTACAACATTATGAACTGTATTAAGGGCCAACTTCATTGCCTGAGCTTGATCAATCTGTGGAACTCCTACATTAACATCTAAAATATCTGCACCAGCTTGAACTTGGTTGCTTGCTTCTTTAGCTACTAACTCCATTTTTTCATCAGCTAATTGATGGGATAACTCTTCTCGACCAGTAGGATTAATCCGCTCTCCAATAATTCGTGTTGGCAAGTTATCAGAAATAACTACTCTCTTAGTTCGACTAGCTAGGGTAGTCTCTTTCTTCTTAATTCTAGATGCAGGTGTTATATCTACTACTTTTTTCTTTGCTAAATTTATATACTCTGGAGTAGAGCCACAACAGCCTCCAATAATATTAACTCCTGCTTCTATAAATTGAGGTATATAATTTGCCATTTCCAAAGCTTCCATAGGAAAGATAGTTTCATTATTCTCATTTAAAACTGGTAAGCCTGCATTAGGTTGTACACAGAGGGGAGTAGCAGTATATTGGCCCATTAACTTTATTATCTCTACTAATTTCTTAGGGCCTAAACTACAATTAGCTCCAATAACATCAGCCCCTAAAGCTTCAAAAACAGTAATTGCTGTTTGAGGATCTGTACCAGTCATCGTCTTTAAGTTTTCTTCATAAGTTAAATTAATAATTACGGGCAGGGAAGTCTTTTCTTTAACTGCAATTAAAGCAGCTCTAGCTTCCTGTAAATCTGTCATAGTTTCAATATTAATTAAATCCGCTCCAGCAGCTTCTAAAATCTGAGCTTGCTCACCAAAAACATGATAAGCTTGTTGAAAAGATAAGTCACCTAACGGTTCTAATAACTTACCAGTTGGCCCTATAGAAGCAGAAATAAAGACATCATCACCTGCTACTTCTGTAGCTAACTTTACTGCTTGTTGATTTATCTTTTCTATCTTATGGGCCAAATTATATTCAGCTAGTTTAAGGCGATTGGCCCCAAAAGTATTAGTTTGGATTATATCACTACCTGCTTTAACATAACTACTATGAATTTCTTTTAATATCTTAGGATGGGTTAAGTTAAGTTCTTCAGGACAGTCTCCTACCTCTAATCCTCTCTTTTGTAACTCTGTACCCATAGCACCATCTAGTACTAAAATTTCTTCTTCTAATCTGTCTACTATACTACTCATCTACTACCTACTCCTTTCTTTTTAATCTTTAAACTATAAATTAAAAACTATTTATCATATACACAAATTTCAAATTCGCAGTTTTGACAGTTAAAGTCACAACTTGGTCTATCTGATTCAACATTACCTAATCCTATCAAAGCAGTAATTGATTTTTGAGGGTCTAATATATAACCAGAACTAAGAGTAATACCTAACTCTTCTCCACCCAAAAGAATCAACAATTGAGGTTGTATATCTAATGTAGTATCACCATAGCCAGGGCTAAATCTCATTGTTAGATGAGATAAACCTTTGGCTAAAGCTTCTTCACTAATTAATTTAGTTATCCTATTAGCAACTTCTTCTACTGCTGCTGAACCTACTGCATCTAAAGTAGTTGCTTTAGTTAATTCACCTTCAGTAAAAAGTTGATTGACCTTCTTTTCTAATTTACCTCCAATAGTTACTGCTAAAAGAGCTACTTCTTCCTGGTCAGCTAGTAAATCAGCTATATCTTGACTTTGAAAAGTAAGTTTCTCTGCTCCTAAACTAATCCTATCTTGGTCAATATCTATCTTTTCTAAGATAACATACTTTCCCTTAGGTTCTAATAGGGAAGTGGCTAAATTTATTGTATCAGAGATCATCTTTTCTATTTTAGAATTAGATTCGGTTTGTTTTTG contains:
- a CDS encoding homocysteine S-methyltransferase family protein translates to MSSIVDRLEEEILVLDGAMGTELQKRGLEVGDCPEELNLTHPKILKEIHSSYVKAGSDIIQTNTFGANRLKLAEYNLAHKIEKINQQAVKLATEVAGDDVFISASIGPTGKLLEPLGDLSFQQAYHVFGEQAQILEAAGADLINIETMTDLQEARAALIAVKEKTSLPVIINLTYEENLKTMTGTDPQTAITVFEALGADVIGANCSLGPKKLVEIIKLMGQYTATPLCVQPNAGLPVLNENNETIFPMEALEMANYIPQFIEAGVNIIGGCCGSTPEYINLAKKKVVDITPASRIKKKETTLASRTKRVVISDNLPTRIIGERINPTGREELSHQLADEKMELVAKEASNQVQAGADILDVNVGVPQIDQAQAMKLALNTVHNVVDIPVSIDTTNQEVLEAGLQTIVGKPLINSVTGEEESLNTVLPLAKKYGAAVLGLTLDEDGIPATAQGRLKVAKKILNRAQQLGIKRENVLIDTLTLAASAEQDKVLETIKAIELIKEELGLATVLGVSNISYGLPAREEVNTAFLAMAIQAGLNAPILDPTNKAMQATLKASDLLVNRDLQGQNYLNHYSNQEERKKEEKEEKLETTDSLTKLYHLVLEGDKDNIISEIEQALTDHQALEIINQALIPGIKEVGAKYDEGTYFLPQLMMSAETMQEAFTKLRPILQEEDNQQTIGRVLLATVKGDIHDIGKNIVKVMLENNGFEIIDLGKDVANDKIITKAIEQEVDLVGLSALMTTTMPNMEKITMILKEKAPEIKILLGGAVVTRDYANNIGADGYAQNAVEAVKKATELINNSKN
- a CDS encoding vitamin B12 dependent methionine synthase gives rise to the protein MEVRIIIIKDISIEIPKYEVKKELGYQKQTESNSKIEKMISDTINLATSLLEPKGKYVILEKIDIDQDRISLGAEKLTFQSQDIADLLADQEEVALLAVTIGGKLEKKVNQLFTEGELTKATTLDAVGSAAVEEVANRITKLISEEALAKGLSHLTMRFSPGYGDTTLDIQPQLLILLGGEELGITLSSGYILDPQKSITALIGLGNVESDRPSCDFNCQNCEFEICVYDK